ATTAAAAAGAGCCTTTCTTTCCAGTAAGAATCCTGTAGCTGCCTCTAGTCCAGTAAGTATTGTCCCCTTAGTATCCCAAATTCCAGGATAAATTCATTCAGCAATTAAACCAATCAtgtgaacacactttctttcccTAACCCTATATATGGGCACAGGTCTGTATTGGCATGATCATACATATGCCAAACATCTACCTGTAGATGCTCCGGAATCACTACTCCCTCAACCTGTACTTCTCCACTGTGTACAGAGGCTCTCCAAATGTACCCATTTCCATTCAAATCATTCACCAATCCATTTTCCTGTGGGATTGCTCCTGGCCCTATCAGGTACATACCCTCATCAGATGGGGCTGGTCATGGAAAGGACATTCTGCCAAGTTTGGCTGGGACTTGGTGCATGTGGTTCGGCCTACCATCACATCCAAATAGTAGTTTACTCCAGCCACAATCTACAATGAAAAGACAATAGTCCCGTTAAATCAATTATATGCAGCCACCTTAGACCACAGTATTAAGTGTTTACCTAGGCCTTATGCCTGCTTTGTTGAGAAGCCAGAACTCTCACAGAGAATACAAGCCAACTCTTCCAGACAAGCAGCCTCAGGCCCTGCAGGTAATTGTTTTATTCTAAGCAACCCTGACAAAGTGGCATGTGTAGCTGAGTAAGAGGAAAAGAAGCAGGGCACAAAAAGCAGAAGCCAGGGCTGACAAACCCTTTAGTGGTCAGGAAGGAAAGAACCGGGTCTGGGGATACAGCCAGGGTGTTGCTCTGGGagctcagagttgtttggatGAGAAGCAAAGGCTCTGGGCTGCAGTGTGGGATTAGCTCAAGCCTGCTGACTGTGGCTTCCTCTGGCTGAAGACACTGTAGCCCTGGAGCAAAGCCAGACCTTCTTCCCCATCACAGCAGGAAGCATAGAGGGAACCCATTCCTTTGATTTACCCCAACTCCCTCCTTCCAGGGACAAGAGGATGTGGGATGCTCTGCAGGCAGGGATGTTTCAAACCAGAGGAAAAAGTGCCATTAATGGCTTCCTCCGTCAGTGAGATTGTCCAGGGAGAATTTCCTTAAGCGTGTCATGTCATTCTCCTGTATGCCTTCCGTTTGCAATTTAAGAATAGAGCTTATCTGTCTCCCGGGACAGGGCACCCCAGACCAACTTGTCAGAAATGTGAAGCAGACTGAGGGACCTGGGTCAGGGCTGTACATTGCTCTGTGGGACTAGAAAATCAGCTCTTGATTTTCTGGGATCCTAGTTTTCCCGattattttgtctatttccctctAGAGCCATAATTGAGGAGGGCTGCTGGCTAAGATTGCTCTCTTGGGGCAATTACCAATTTCTGAGACTGCTCCCACGGACATTCCAGGGCCATACGAGGAAAGCAAGGCTCCCCAGAACAGTTAGATGGCACCTTCTGAGAAGACCCAAGATGGGGCTTGCCTAGTGCCCTGCACCAACAGTATATGGCCAAGAGACTCTACACCAGTCTACACAATCACATGTCCCTTAAGGATGGGGGCCTCTCCCGAGAAATGTGTCCCATGGGCACTGTGGAGAATCAAACCATACATGTACAAGCTAAAGCGGCTGTAGCATCACTGGGTCGTCTACCGTAGGGGGACCACCCCATACACACCAAATCATGGCGGAAGAGAACCTCGTCATGGGGCACCATGCTCACCACAGCTGGCTGGACCATCCACATTGCTAAAGACAGCAAGACACAGCAAGCACTACTCAGAGAAAGGCAGGTTGCCGGACTGATTGGAAATAACTCATGCCGGGAGAGTCTAGGAACTCTGGAGACCAGCTAAGTGAGGTTTTGAGTGAAGGAACTGCGTGTCTGTTTGGTATGTAGAGAATGCCCCTGTTTTCAGGAAGTGTTGACATTCACAAAcgtacacaaaaacacacactcaGGTACACGTGCGTCTGAGTAGAGCGCAGAGAACAGAGCAAATGTGGCTAAGCGTTTACTGGAGGGGCAGGAGAAAATCTGCGTGCCAGTCGTAAGAAGTTTAAAGAAGGGCGCTTACTCAGTGAGGGCAGATGCAAGCAAGGCCTACTTATCCTTATCCCAGGTCATTAACCCCAGGAGGCTGGTGGCGGCTAACTCAGCGCAGGAGACTCTAACCTGCAGCTTTGGTGCCTCTCTTCGGCAGACTTTTAGAAACAGAACTAAGAGGGTTGGTGCCCACCCGCAGTGCTCTTCTGGGTTTCAGGATAAACCAGAGGGGTAATAACCCTGGAAACACATTGAGGAGGGctgagaagcagggaaggaggTGGACCGCTCCCGCGAGGAGCACTGGCGGCAGCGGCCAAGTTTCTGCAGACGCGAACCGCGCCCTAGCCAGGGGCGCCTGGTTAGGACTGCCCGAGAGCAGGGGGGCAGCGGGGGCCACTCACCTGCTTACGGGCTCTTAACACCTGCATGGCGCGGCTGTGGTACGCGTCGTTGCTGCCCTTGTTGTACTCGCTGATGGCGAAGTCCACCGCTCGCTGCACGCCCTCTTCGTTGACATTGGCCTCCTGCAGGCCTCCCAACAGGCGCGGACTTTGCTTGGGGGTCGCGGCCGAGGCCAAGGCCAGGATCGCCATCAGGAGCAGCGGGGCGCGTAACGGGCTGGCCATGGTTGGCTGGGACAAGGGATGGTACTCCAACTAGACTCGGAGTTGCGGCTGAACTGAAACTACTAACACCGCGCAGCTTTTACCCAATTGACAGACTTGGGGACCAGCCTCTGCTCCCGGCTCCTCCTTTTCCGGCTaccaccctctcctcttcttccgtCCCGCCCCTACTCCCTACTCCCGGCCCCGCCTCCTCCGCACCATCCCTCCCCCTTCTATagttctcccttcccctccctccctttctggtCTCTCTAGCTGGGAGCTGTCGGAGCTGGCCAACTCCTACTCCCCCGCCCTTCCCCCCACTCAGCCGCGCCCTTCTAGCCTCGCCCTTACTTCTTCACTCTTAGCTCTCTgttcttcccagttcctcttctCCAGGACCCTGTTCCACAGCTTCCCCTTTCACTCTTAGTTCCCAGTTTCTTTAAAGTCTGGTTTCAATAGAGAAGCCATTGCTTTCCAAACCCTAAAATGCCCGTGACTTCTGAACTCTGTTTTTCCAGAGAGGAAAAGGGCAACCAGCCTTTAACTTCCTGGGTCTTCAGAGTTCAGCCTTGATCTGCGAGTGCTCACTATCAGGAAAGACTCTGAGCAGGGCTGTTATTGCAAGTGCCTGCCGGACTTGTCCTAAGACACTTCCTTATCAAAAGAAGAGGAATTGACCCTGAGAGGTGGGGAGTGGGAAAGAATCTAGGGCTGTGTTGCTACTTATTATCCTTAAAGAAACCATTCCAGGTATCTTtctgagcaagccaggagcaggagacagcagcacAAATGGCCAAGCCTTGGACAGACATTGCAGCAGACTACCCAGTAGTGATACAACATGAACCTCCTGTGTCTTTCACGCTTCCTGATAGACAGGTTAAAAACTACTGATGTGAGAGATTGGGTGTGGTGTCTcatgtttttaattccagcacagggaTGGCACAAACTGGTGGACCTCTGTTAGCTCAAGGCCAGGTTGGTACGTCTGTACTTCCaggtagccagagctacacagtgagatcctgttcttaaaacaaaacaaaacaaaacaagcaaccaaacaaacaaaaactcaattcCCAGTGTTCCTTGTTTCTAACCAGGAAAGTCCTGTTGAATCTCCTCACTTGAACCGTAGCTATTCCCTCACCTGGTGCTGTTTTCCTTATCTGGGTGGAACTCCTTGTCTGTTTAAATTCTAAAGAAaccaccgggcggtggtggtgcatgcctttaatcccagcactcgggaggcagaggcaggcggatctctgtgaggttgtagatggaccaacctggtctacaagagctagctagttccaggacaggaccgaaagctacagagaaaccctgtctcgaaaaactaaaaaaaaaaaaaaaaaaaaaaccaaacaaacaaacaaaaaaaacctaaagggACCTCTCGACTAATGGCTAGTGAtgcccatctctccctctccttatCTTTCTACAGAGCTTTATAATTATTGATGACCCCTCCCACACTACCACCAGTGCAAACCTTGAAGTTTGGTTATGCGGTACTAAAGTCACCAACATGGGTAGTTAACAGATGTGGGAAATGGGACCAGCCTGAGAGAACAGGTGTCCTAAATGTtacaaatacacagagaatctaaaGAATTAATATGCACACTAAGGGATATAAGCTATTTCCCCAAGGATCATTATTATATGTTGGAATTATATTTGACaggttaaataaaacattaaaatattcaatgtttgtaaggttttttttttgatttgaaTACTTAAGACCAGGTGATTATAATACTTGGAAAGAATACCTAGTTTTCACCGTCTCACCGGGAGTGAggtatttttaatgtatgtgtgcaaaaataattttattgagtGCATACAAAATCTAAGATGTGTCTGACCTCAGAATGCTCGCTGGTGCTTCTGTGGTCCCTGTTGGTGCTGGCTGGACCCTTGCCAGTCCATCTGTTCTGGAGACTCTTCTTCTATCTACTCTTAGACTTCCTGTAAACATGCAGAATTAGCCATGTCTGGTCCTTTGGTGCAGCAGCATCGTGAGGTTCCTCAGCATTAGTTCCTTAACCTGATTGTTAGTTCTCTTTCACCAGCAAAACAGATGTTCCAGCGGGTACTGTGTAGGCTGATGTATCCTCCAGCTCAGgacaaggcaagcctgggctctCTATGGACCCTGGGAGTGGACAGGGTAGAGCTGAGTTGGGTGCAGGTAGatggtattatttttttctttcaacctcactctctctctctctgcttgaaAATGGCCCCGTGAAGCAAAGTGAAGGTGTCTGGTTTTGACACAAATGCTAGAAGGCCCTGGGCCCTTAAAGGGTACCAGGAGGGATTATGTTGGGGGAGGAAGGCACTGGTTACTCAGTGTCATCCCTGCTCTGACCTTGAGTCTGGGCTCCGAATGAGACCTATCATCAGGAATCTAACAGGTAGCAACAGTATTACCAATGAGTATTTATGTTCAGGGTTAGAATAGGGAACCTTGAGTCGTGGCTACCAGCTAACCCCACTATGAGTTCCAGAGTAATAATGTTCATGCTGCTCTATTGGGTGAAGAAGCTGTGGTAAGAGTGGTATTTGCTGTTTGTAAAGCAGAAATCTTCAAACAGCTGTGTGGATGTTTCCCTGGATaaataggaagaaggaagcagacacAAAGCCAGGAAAGAGGCTGCATCTGGCGAGGTCTCTCTGAGCAGAATGCTGGCAGGCACCAGGGTCTGCTGGGCCTCGACCCTCAGGAGCATTGTTGCACACAGGGTGAATTGAAACAAGGGGGATCAAACCCTCCTTATCTCATCATCTGTTACTAGAAAGATGTCCAGGGTGGACTAGTGTGTGAGAACATGTTGGAGAGAAATGGTGTATGTGTTGATATCCGGGATCACACTGCCTCTCATCCCCCTTTATAAGGCTGGCCCAGATTCATTTGGGAGAGTAGGTGACCTGAGAGGGACACCTCTGATCCCCAAGGGACAGACACTACTACAGGGCACCTTCAGAAACTGTAAGGAGCATTTCCAGTCAGGTGCACTAAGAGGTGAAAGGTGAGGCAAATCTTGGGCCAAGTTCCTGCCCATTCTTCATCTAACTCACTTGGAGGCAGGGGCGACAGGCTTCAGTGGCTGTAGCTCAGCATGAAAGAGCAGTTTGTGTCCTGCAGCCTGCAGCTTCTAGATAAGCTACAGACGCCCCAGAGAAAGAGGAAACCAAGAGATGAGCCACATGGCTTCATACAGTATAAAGGAGTTGACCTGTCCAGGACAGAAACATGACTCCCTTCTGACAGAGGAGATGCAGGTGaccctgttctctctctgcttgtgtGGATGTTGCTTTCTTGATCTGAATTAGAGAGGATATTAAGGGGTGATAGAAAGTCTCTATCATAATAAATGGATATTCCCTGGGCCTGGTGGgggcaagcctgtaatcccagctactaaggaggctgaaacaggaggatacAAACTTCAgggttagcctggactacatagtgagaaccaggcagatctctgggagttcaagaccagcctggtctacagagctagttccaggacaggctccaaagccacagagaaaccctgtctcgaaaaaccaaaaaaaacaaggggggggggctggagatgtagctcagtagtagagtgcctgcttagcatgcatgaggccctaggtttaaTTCCAAGtaccacacataaacaaacagtaGATATAAAATAATGCTATTTTTAAGTAAGTGACCAAACAGATAAAACATTACCCAGTGTTGCTGGAGACAAGATCAAATAGGTTTAGAGTTGAGATCCTGAATATTCAAGGTTTGATCCATTAGAAGTAAAGTATCCATGGTCGCTGCTTTGAGTGATCAAGTCAAAGACTTGGTGGTCTCCCTCTCAAAATGGGAGAGCCTGAAGCTTCCCCGATGGAGAGCTTGGGGTTCCTTGGGATTGAGCTCTTAAATCCCTTGTGCACAGACTTTTgtgctctctcttttccctccttttcctaTCACCAGCTCACGGTGACATGAAGTGCTTCCAGGCCATGTGCTCACTTCAGTGCAGTGTTAGGCTGGGGTGGGACTACCTCCTTATCCCTGGACACTACGATGCATCCCATGTAGAGAGAATGTGAGTGACCAGCACCTGGTGTTTGCCACCTGACCACTCTACACTTCACAGGAAGGTAGAGACTCGTGGTACTTTCCACTCTGGTAGTTCTTGACTTCAGGTTGCCTCGTATTCTCAGGCTGTTTACAAGAGTAGATACAGTAATGGATGTGCCACAACCTAGAGGAGGGGCGCAGGGGAAGGACATCTGGGGACACTGGCAGCTGGCTGGGGCAGCAGGCTGCTCCACCCATCTCCCTGGGCCTCAACTCACAGGCTCCCACAAGGAAAACAGGACGGATGGCTTGGGTTGAGCAATCCCCTGGCAGGATTGATTCCCCAGCGATCAGAAGTTTTGTCCAACCCACAGGCTGGTCGTCTGCCTTTCAGTGTTCTGCAAGTGAACCTTAGCTCCTTTTACACAACGTCACAGCAAGTGACTCCTGCCCTGCCTGCTCAACGGATTTCTGAATGTTGGGACTAGAGTTCAGAGGTCACTAAGGCAGCCCTGTGTTCTCTCCAGGGCCCTCACCTCCTTTCTTACCTTCACTAGGTAGCTGGTTCCAGTGTCCAAGACCCTTCTTTCCCACGGTCTTCTCCACTAGGCTGTGACTTTGATTCCCTGTCTTGTCCTTACCAGACCTCGACTGCTCTGGCTCAGCAGAGAATCCTGCTAATCTGTCAGTTGGGAGAGCCTCCACCCTTCATATCTGACCACCACTATCTAGTTCCTCATCCTCCCTCAATGTCCACTTACTGTTTTCACTCCTAATCTTGTGAGTTCCCTTTAGCTGGAAACCCCACCACGGATATCTTTCCAATTTTCCATCCCTCAGCTCTCCCCACTGCAGCCCCTTGACTGTCATTCTCTGCTTTCCTTGCTGTGTTTGGAGCTGAGGAGCCACTCCCCTCTCGCTCCTACAGCCGTTGTGCTAGCCTCCTTTCTTACAGCCATGAATCAAGTCCTGAAGATTGAACACAGCTTTTTGTGCTGCCAACCCTTGTCTTGCCTACCCCGTGGTGAAAATACTCTTCCCACTTGTAGACTACTTACGTCCTGAACATTTCTTCATCTGTCAGATGGTCTGTTTTGTTCCTTCCGTCTGCTTTACACAGTGTATAGTTTTCTCCAATGTTAACCTTTTAGATAGTTCCTAGTTTGGAATTCTATAGCAAATCATGCTGTGacatccatttttaaattttattttaaaggatttaCTCCTACTCCTTGAAAACTTTTAAGATGTATACATTTCAAATTAACCACATCTACCCTGACTCCCTCTCTCCAGTTTTCCCTGTTCCCTCATATATCTCCCTTCTAGTTctccctcttttaaaaatgttacccCCTGAGTTCACTTAGTATTGTCCATGTGCACATGGATTTGGGTCATCTACTAGGGCATGGGCAATCTACCAGTGGTCACTCACAAAGAAAAGTGACCTCTCTTACCCACCACCCATCAATGAACACTCACAATAGGCAAAAAAAATCTTAGTTCAGTTTAGATTATTTGCTTTCTATAACTGGAATTTTAAGTCAGAAGATCTTGCATGCTttgagtgtctgtgtatgtgtgtatgcgtgtgtgggtGTAGTGGTAATGTGTacatgcggaggccagaggttgacatcagatatcttcctcaatcactctctcCATCTAAATtccattattctctctctctctctctctctctctctctctctctctctctctctctctctctgtgtgtgtgtgtgtttgtgtgtgtgtgtgtgtgtgtgtgtaacagcatGCCTGTGGAAATCAGAGTATGACTTCTGGCAgttagagaacaacttttggtAGCCAGCTGTTGCTTTCttgttgaagcagggtctctcttgtttctgttgctgttactCCAGATTTGGGGGCTTGTAAGCATCAGAGCGATTCTCCTGTTTCAATCTTCTATCTCTCCATAGGCGTATTGGGATGCAGTACAGATTACAGATGCGTGTCACCCCATCATCAGGGCATTATTTCCTACCAGTGAATTTGAACTGCGACAAGTTCAGCAAACTGTTGCTGGGTTGAGACATCACATTTGAGGTAACCTCAATCTGTGCGCCTGGGACACGGTCACTCATATTTGACTCCAGAATAAAATGTTTCTTACATTCGTTGAGGTGAAAGCTCTTCTATGTCCTCAAACTGGTATATTTCAcagtttgttgtttctgtttttgagatagtgtttgtctggatagccttgaactctctctgCCACCCACAGCTTCTCAATGGTgtggttgttatttatttatttagtttttttatttttatttttgagacagggatttcaCTGTGATATATCCTTGGGTGACCTGGAACTCGTTATgaagatcagactggcctggaattcataaagatcccacctgcttttgccttctGCCTGCTAGAattactagaattaaaggtatgcatcactatgcctggctttgtgCTCTTGTTCTTTAATGTCAGCAGAATTAAGGCagaaaaccaacacacacacgaAACCAACTTCCCCCCCAAACCAAgtaacccaaaccaaaacaccaCCATCCTTATCAAtgaaacagatacaaaaaaaaaagcaaagagagtaAATTTATATTAATGAAGCCAATTAGGCTGGCACGGTGACAAaccttgtaatcccagagccCTGGATGTAAAGACAAGAGAATAAAGAATTTGAAGCTAGTAaggactacacagcaagatctTGTCTAGAAAAATCCAAGGACTGGTGAGATAATTGAGAACTATTTGCTAAACCTGCACAAGGCCATGGTTCAATTTTAccaccagaaacaaacaaaagagagaaggggTTAGCCGAGTTTGACAAGTTTCCCAGGTAAGTCAAGGTCTGAGGCCCTGGTTTGGACATAGCCGGTAATTAGGGCACCAGCAGTTAAGAAATGAAACTCCATTCTTCTCTACTTCTTGTCCTCCCTCCACAAGCATTCTCTCCTCAGAGACTTCACCAAAAGAAAGTTACTTCACCCTGAACTGGTCTTGTGAAGGGCAACTGGAAGTCAGAAAGCTCTAAGCAAGACAGTAAGGACAGGTGTTGTAGTCTCAGAGGAATCCCCAGTCATTTCCAATTGTGGGCAGGTGACTATTGATGGAAATCTAATTTATCCcaaatgaaggttttttttttttttgttttttgttttgttttgtttcgcaAAGAAAAATGGGTGCTACAATGATCCTTTCGCAGACAGAATGCGCTTTGTCTGTGAGGGGGTCCCCAGTGAGATCAAGTGGTCTTTGCTATAGCATCATGGCAGCCTGTGTGTTTACATGCCAGAGTGTAAAACACGGGCATGCTTTTCAGGGTAAAAGACAGACACagtgaaaaaatatatttgtgaagATGAGGGGCTGGGTCAAGGGAAAGTATGATAAAAAATAAGATTCATATTTTACCTTAAATTAATCCTCCTATGCTTTGTTGCTTTCTTTATGCGGAAGTTAGCTTTGCAGCTGTTGCTAGCTCTGTAGCTATCTTGAGAAACACTGTGTCCTGTGACCCATGCGTGCTGCCTCCTGAAGAGGCTACGATTTAGCTTCTCCAGGGTGGCCAGGAAAAGTAGGTCTGGTCCTTCTAGGGAGAagttgcttctgtctctctcctttgcaCATCTCTGCACTGAGTCAGTGCCCATGTGTCATGGTGCATGCTTAAGGGCAGAAGACATCTTCTAGGAGTTAAATCTCTCCATCCACCCTGTGGatcctagggactgaactcagaatgtccgtcttggcagcaagtgcttttgcctgctcagccatctcactggccccagacCCTTTGGCTTACTGTCTTTCACTAACTGAAGCTTGGGAAAGAATGTGGCAAAGGAGTGGCTTGAAAGGTTTTAGTTTGAAAAATTCTTAATTGATAGAGAAGTGTCAAGAAATAGCTCCATTGGCATCTTAAGTACTATCCAATCCCGAGCTGTGGGATTTAACATTATTACCAGCATTGCTGTGGAGTGATATTGCTATATGACTGATGTTTACAATGAGTTGACTTCAGGGAAGGCAGCTGAGCCTAATCGACCCTGTCAGAATCAGTGTAGTCAGTAGAAGAGCCTTGGGGAACAGAGCTGAGTTGGTCTGAGGACGTGACTGTGGACAGCAGCTATACTTTCATACAGCTGTACTGTCCATAGGTTAAAGTCCCCAAGGCCTGGCTTTGGGCCTGGCTGACATCGCCTATACATGCCAATATCTGCTGAGAGGCTCCTCATGTATAACTGTTGTTAGTGCTGTTTATCTGGTTGAATTGAGCTGTAAACTGGTATCTACTTATCTTTGATGGCATTACTTATTTCTGTTCTATATACAGGCTCACATATAGTGTTATGACCAGATTACGgagtccccccccaaaaaaaaaaacaacaacaaggagacgagtcccatatgtaaaagcaaagagcctttattcaagttTGACCTTGGACTCTCCCTTTGTCCAATGCATTGGCCTGATCAGAGAGTCTCAAACTCAGTTGgggtgggtttttatttttttccacagcAGAGATcagggtgagggatttctaaggttcaggacccctgattggctgacatttgtctagggctGTCTTGGTGAAACAAAGGATGTGTGCTGGGCTAAGGGAGATCAGGTGATGCTATCTACAATGGTGGGAACGTTAGGAATTTCTTTTGGAACACTAGGTATTTTCTCCTtagatggtctgttcctgggtggtgccttggtggctcagtttgtggtctttcttggaaccaggtattgtctCACAGTAATCTCAAGCAGGCCTCttttgagcttgtcatggctgggcccTACACTAGTACACACATATGTCTTAAAAATACAGAGTTACACACTATAATGCCTTATAAAAATCTTTTCAGGGTGTGTTTTGTGCATATTCCGCTAAGCACTTCTACTGGAGAAAGAAGCTCTTTTAAGAACCTAATCATTGATTTCAGGAGATTCACCATTGAGAGACAGTGGTTATCTTGTCGTTCTTTTGAAAAGTTCCCTCTTATTCTCAGAATGCGCTTCACAGCATTTCCCCCACATATTCCAGGATCTAGTCCAAAATCTCACCGTGCCTTTAGTTctgatgtgttttcattttcttgaacCAGAAACATCTGCTCTACCCTTGTTCTTCATGTTACCTACGCTTTTAAAtgttataaagttatttttataatattttacatGTTAACTTCCAGTTTCTAATGTGTATTGTTTAGCTTCATGTTGCTACAGTGAAATGCCCAACATAGGCTCTTTGTGAAGCAAAGAGAGAcatattttggttcatggttttgTAGACTTAATCTGAGGTTGGACATAAGAGAGAATGTTCACACATCAAgttaggaagcagaaagagagagagagagggagagagagagagagagagagagagagagagagagagagagagagagagagagagagagagagcactagctACAGGATTCCTTACTCATCTTCAATGGTATATCCACCTAACCTAAGACCCTCCattaggccccacct
The Microtus pennsylvanicus isolate mMicPen1 chromosome 2, mMicPen1.hap1, whole genome shotgun sequence DNA segment above includes these coding regions:
- the LOC142844090 gene encoding cystatin-C-like; protein product: MASPLRAPLLLMAILALASAATPKQSPRLLGGLQEANVNEEGVQRAVDFAISEYNKGSNDAYHSRAMQVLRARKQIVAGVNYYLDVMVGRTTCTKSQPNLAECPFHDQPHLMRKTLCSFQIYTVPWEGTHSLTKSSCKTA